The following DNA comes from Vicinamibacterales bacterium.
GCTACCGGCTACTGGCCACCGGCTACTGGCAACCGGCTACCGGTTGCACCAGCTGTGTGCCGCATATATGCTTCTCGCATATATGCCACCGGATGCGTTCGTCGAACTGAAGAAGGGCAGCGCCGAGACGCTGGTGCTGGCGGTGCTCGAGGACGGGCCGCGGCACGGCTATGAGCTGGCCAAGGAAATCGACCGGCGTTCCGCCGGGCGTCTGATCTTCCACGTCGCGACCCTCTACACCACGCTCTACCGCATGGAACACGACGGCTTGATCGCCGGGCGGTGGGTCGAGAAGCCCTCGCAGCGGCGCCGCCGCTTCTACCGGATCACCGCCGCCGGACGCCGCCGGCTCGCGGCCGCGCGGCGCAACTGGAAGGACTTCGTCAGCGCCATCGACGGCGTCGTCCTGAAGCCGGTGACCTGATGCCCGCCCCCGGCGACTGGAACGCGGCCATCCGCGCCCGGCTCACGCCGCTGCTCGGCGCGCCGCCCGATGCGGAGTTCGTCGACGAGCTGGCGGCGCACCTGGCCCAGGCCTACGACGACGCGCGGCGGGAGGGCGGCAGCGAGGACGAGAGCCGCGCCGCGGCGCTGCGGCTGCTCGACGAATCGAGCCCGTGGCTCGACGCCGCACGGGAACGCGCCCGGCGCCCCGTCCCGAGGCGGATCCGCGAGTGGACACGGCAAGAGGCGCCGGTCCCCGGCGAACGAGGAGGCTCCATGTACAGACTCGGCTTCATGCGAGACGCGCGCCACGCCCTGCGGATGCTGGTGCGGACGCCCGGGTTCAGCGCCGTCGCGATCATGACCTTCGCGCTCGGCATCGGGATCAACGCCGCGGTGTTCAGCGTCGTCAACGGGGTGCTGCTCCGGCCGCTGCCCTACCCCGAGGCCGATCGCATCACGATGGTGTGGGTCGACAACACGCGCGAGAAGATCAAGGAAGACATCAACTCGTACCCGAATTACCGCGATTGGCGCGACCAGAATTCATCGTACGCGCACCTCGCCGGCTACGCCGATGCGGCATTCACGCTGACCGGCGCCGGCGAGCCGGAGCGGCTCCTCGGCGCCGAGGTGACGACGAACTTCTTCGACGTGATGGGCATCAGGCCGACGACGGGACGCCTGTTCACGGAAGCGAACGAGATCGAGGGGCGGGATCGCGTGATCGTGATCTCGCACGGCTTGTGGCAGCGCCGCTTCGGCGGGGCCGCCGACGTCATCGGCCGGACGATCACGCTCAGTACACGGCCGCACGAGATCATCGGCGTCATGCCGCCCGAGATGCGGTTCCCCGAGGGGGCGGAACTGTGGAAGCCGCTCGCGCCGGCGCAGGGGCTGCGCGAGGCGCGCGGATCGTTCTGGCTGCCGGTCATCGGCCGGCTTCGTCCCGGCGTGTCGGTGCAGCAGGCGCAGACCGAGATGGCGGGCATTTCCGCCCGCATCGCCGAGCAGTTTCCCGGCAACCGCGGCTACGGCGCGAACGTCGTCGGCTTCCGCGAGCAGCTGGTGGGGAGCGTACAGCGGCCGCTGGCGATCCTCATGGCCTCCGTGCTCTTCGTCCTGTTGATCGCGTGCGCGAACCTTGCCAACCTGATGCTCGGCCGGACAGCGGCGCGGCGGCGCGAGCTGGCGGTGCGCACGGCGCTCGGCGCGGGACGCGCCCGCCTCGTGCGGCAGATCCTCACCGAGTCCCTCGTGCTCGCGATGATCGGCGGCGCCGCCGGCGTCCTGCTCGCGTACTGGACGACCGGGTTCTTCGTGTCGCTCGCCGGCGACAGCATTCCCGGGGCAGATCAGATCCGGCTCGACGCGCGCGTGCTGCTCTTCGCCGTTGCGGCGGCGACCGTCGCGGCGCTGATTGCCGGTCTTCTCCCCGCGCTCCACGCCTCGCGCGCCGCAGTCGCCGACGTGCTCCGCGAAGGGGGGCGCCAGGGCGGCCCCTCCGGCAGCGGGCGAACCCGGAACGTGCTCGTCGCCGCGGAGGTCGCGCTGGCGCTGGTGCTCCTCACCGGCGCCGGCCTGCTGCTGCAGACGCTCTGGGGCATGCAGCGCGTCGACCGCGGGTTCCAGATCGATCGCATCGGCATGGCGACGATCAGTCTGCCGGGCAGCGTCTATCCCACGCCGGACGCGGCGCGCGCGTTCTACGCCAGGCTGCTCGAGAAGGTGCGGGCGGTGCCCGGCGTCGAGTCTGCGTCGCTCGCCTCGGGCATCCTGCAGCCGCTGCTCACCAACTCCGCCGGCTTCGCGTTCGAGGGCAAGCCGCTGCCGCCGCAGGAGCAGCGCCCCGAGTATCCCTTCGAGTCGGTATCGCCGGGGTTCTTCGACACGATCGGCGCCAGGATCGTGCGCGGCCGGGGATTCACGGAGCAGGATCACGCCCGGGCGCCGTTCGCGGTGATCGTCAACGAAACGCTCGCCACCAGCGTCTGGCCCGGCGAAGACCCGATCGGGCGCCGCCTGAAGCCCGGCGACGGCACGAACCCGCAGGCGCCATGGTTGACGGTGGTGGGCGTGGTCAAGGATCTGCGCCGCGCCGACGTGAAGCGCCACATCCGTCCCGAGATCTACTTCTCGTCGCTGCAGCGCACGCGCAGCACGCAGATTCTCGTGTATCGCGCCGCCGGCGATCCCGCCGCCGTCATGCCGGCGATCCGCCGGGAGGTGCAGCAGCTGGATCCGCAGCTCGCGCTGTTCCGCGTGACCAGTCTGCGCGCCGCGCTGTCGAACACGCTGCGGCAGCCGCGATTCCAGGCGACGCTGCTCGGCGGCTTCGCGGCGATCGCGCTGCTCCTCGCCTCGATCGGGATCTACGGCGTCACGTCGCACGCCGTCGCGCAACGGACGCAGGAAGTGGGCATCCGCATGGCGATGGGAGCGCAGCGCTCGGCGGTGCGGGCGCTGATGCTCAAGCAGCACGTGACGCCGGCGCTGGTCGGCGTCGCGGTCGGCCTGGCGGGCGCGCTGGCGCTGAGCCGCTTCCTGGCCTCGCTGCTCTACGGCGTCCGCGCCGTGGATCCGTGGACGTATCTCGCCGTGACGGCGGCACTCGTGGGAGTGGCGATCGCCGCCTGCTGGATCCCGGCCAGCCGAGCCATGCGCGTCGATCCGCTCGTCGCGTTGCGCGCCGAGTAAGCTCGTGCGGCATGCGGGTTGCTCCTCTCTCGTCGAGGAGGACATCCAATGCCGAAACGGGACAGCGGACGCCGCGAGCTCATCGATACCGGGCGCAACAAGATGTACGGCCGGCGCGACGAGCAGGGGCGGTTCAGCGAAATGGATGACGTCGGGCGCTCGCTCTCGACCGACCGCCGCCGGCAGGCCAAGGGGAAGGCGCCTCGCGGCCAGGGAGATCGCGGAGACCGGTAGCCGCGGCGGCTATACGACGACGAGGGCGAAGCCGTCGTAGCCTTTGACGCCTGTGGTCTGAATCACCGTCCCCGAGGCGCGCGATTCGGCCGCAAGCGTCGCGAGGAACCGGCGCATGCCCTCGACGTCGGCGTCCGTCCCGGAGGCGTCGACGATCTTCCCGTCCCGGATGACGTTGTCGACGACGACCACGCCGCCGCTGCGGGTGAGCTTCAGCGCCCACTCGAAGTACGCCGGCGTGGACGGCTTGTCGGCGTCGATGAACACGAAGTCGAACCGCTCGCCGGCTTCGAGCGCGGGGAGAAGGTCGAGGGCACGCCCGACGCGAACCTCGACGAGGGGAGCGAGGCCGGCGCGTTCGAGGTTGGCGCGCGCCACCGCCGCGTGTCCGGGATCGAATTCGAGCGACACGAGACGGCCGCCGGACGGCAGCGCCCGGGCGAGCCAGATCGTGCTGTAGCCGCCGAGCGTGCCGATCTCGAGAATCCGCCGCGCGCCCGCGAGGCGCGCGAGCAGGTGCAGGAACTTGCCCTGCGGCGCCGAGACGCTGATCGCCGGCAGCCCGGCGTCCTGCGCGGCGCGCTGCGCCGCGTCCAGCACCGGGTCAGCGGGAATCAGTTGTTCGCTGATGTAGTTGTCGACCGCGGTCCACGTCTCCTGGTTCATCCGTCTATCTTAGTCAGACGTCTGCGCCGCGTCAGGTTCCGCTGCGCGGCAGGAAACCGCTGCCGTCGAACGACGCCAGCGTGCCCCACTCGGCGTCGCCGAGCGGCCAGACCTGACGCGCCTGCGTCAGCGAGCTCGGATGGCGATCGGTCCACGCGTCGGTGCCCCACATCAGCCGATCGATGCCCCATTCGCGCAGCATGCGTCCGAGCGCGAGCTGCTGCGCCGGGGAGATCGGCCGCGCGCCGGGACGCGGCTCGGTGAGGAGCACGCTCGAGCAATCGGCCCACAGCTGCGGCGCGAGCTGCGGGCGGGCGCGGACGGCATTGATCAGTGTGCCGAAGATCCGCAGCGTGCCTTGTTCGGCCGCGCCGCCCGGACCGCCGAGATGCGCGATCGACAGCCGCAGCGCGGGGAACGGCTCGACCAGCTGCCCCATCAGGATCTCGAGATCCGCGGTGCCGAAATCCTTCACGGCGTCGTTGAAGATGTGGGCGATCACCGGCACGCCGCGCTTCGCCGCTTCGGCGAACAGCGCCTGCACGCGCGTCAGGTGCACCGCCTCGCGGAGCCGCACGTCGCTGTCGCCGAAGTGCACGGTGACCCCGCGCATGCGGTGCGTCTCGACGCAGCGCACCAGTTCGTCCACCGCGTAGTCGCGCTTGGGGTTGACGCTGGCGAACGGGATCAGGACCGGCGCGTGCTCCCGTGCCTGCAGCGCCGTGAAATCGTTCTCGTTCTGGACGTCGCGATGTTCGTCCGCCGGCTTCTTGCGGCGGCCGGCGCGCAGCGAGTCGCTGGCGTGCAGGCAGGCGCTCGACAGCGCGATCGCGCGCGGGA
Coding sequences within:
- a CDS encoding PadR family transcriptional regulator, which codes for MPPDAFVELKKGSAETLVLAVLEDGPRHGYELAKEIDRRSAGRLIFHVATLYTTLYRMEHDGLIAGRWVEKPSQRRRRFYRITAAGRRRLAAARRNWKDFVSAIDGVVLKPVT
- a CDS encoding ABC transporter permease; this encodes MPAPGDWNAAIRARLTPLLGAPPDAEFVDELAAHLAQAYDDARREGGSEDESRAAALRLLDESSPWLDAARERARRPVPRRIREWTRQEAPVPGERGGSMYRLGFMRDARHALRMLVRTPGFSAVAIMTFALGIGINAAVFSVVNGVLLRPLPYPEADRITMVWVDNTREKIKEDINSYPNYRDWRDQNSSYAHLAGYADAAFTLTGAGEPERLLGAEVTTNFFDVMGIRPTTGRLFTEANEIEGRDRVIVISHGLWQRRFGGAADVIGRTITLSTRPHEIIGVMPPEMRFPEGAELWKPLAPAQGLREARGSFWLPVIGRLRPGVSVQQAQTEMAGISARIAEQFPGNRGYGANVVGFREQLVGSVQRPLAILMASVLFVLLIACANLANLMLGRTAARRRELAVRTALGAGRARLVRQILTESLVLAMIGGAAGVLLAYWTTGFFVSLAGDSIPGADQIRLDARVLLFAVAAATVAALIAGLLPALHASRAAVADVLREGGRQGGPSGSGRTRNVLVAAEVALALVLLTGAGLLLQTLWGMQRVDRGFQIDRIGMATISLPGSVYPTPDAARAFYARLLEKVRAVPGVESASLASGILQPLLTNSAGFAFEGKPLPPQEQRPEYPFESVSPGFFDTIGARIVRGRGFTEQDHARAPFAVIVNETLATSVWPGEDPIGRRLKPGDGTNPQAPWLTVVGVVKDLRRADVKRHIRPEIYFSSLQRTRSTQILVYRAAGDPAAVMPAIRREVQQLDPQLALFRVTSLRAALSNTLRQPRFQATLLGGFAAIALLLASIGIYGVTSHAVAQRTQEVGIRMAMGAQRSAVRALMLKQHVTPALVGVAVGLAGALALSRFLASLLYGVRAVDPWTYLAVTAALVGVAIAACWIPASRAMRVDPLVALRAE
- a CDS encoding O-methyltransferase → MNQETWTAVDNYISEQLIPADPVLDAAQRAAQDAGLPAISVSAPQGKFLHLLARLAGARRILEIGTLGGYSTIWLARALPSGGRLVSLEFDPGHAAVARANLERAGLAPLVEVRVGRALDLLPALEAGERFDFVFIDADKPSTPAYFEWALKLTRSGGVVVVDNVIRDGKIVDASGTDADVEGMRRFLATLAAESRASGTVIQTTGVKGYDGFALVVV
- a CDS encoding amidohydrolase family protein; amino-acid sequence: MNRREALTRLGQLGAMTVLGPPLRGQQDDRTRLPAPLLDAHAHLISRDLATWMRNSSADADVRRAIRPVNGRIIVDALEEDGIPRAIALSSACLHASDSLRAGRRKKPADEHRDVQNENDFTALQAREHAPVLIPFASVNPKRDYAVDELVRCVETHRMRGVTVHFGDSDVRLREAVHLTRVQALFAEAAKRGVPVIAHIFNDAVKDFGTADLEILMGQLVEPFPALRLSIAHLGGPGGAAEQGTLRIFGTLINAVRARPQLAPQLWADCSSVLLTEPRPGARPISPAQQLALGRMLREWGIDRLMWGTDAWTDRHPSSLTQARQVWPLGDAEWGTLASFDGSGFLPRSGT